In Burkholderia sp. WP9, a genomic segment contains:
- a CDS encoding DNA translocase FtsK, whose amino-acid sequence MAKAPYSASAQALPHRMSRLFTEIRWILQVALGVFLLMALVSYSRRDPSWTHAAQVDHIANWAGRVGAWTSDILLLLFGLSAYWWIVLLGRHISANYKRITRHEEEQEDVPRESWLADAFAFMLVLLACDGIEALRMWSLKVQLPRAPGGVIGEAVARGVSHALGFTGGTLALLIVLGIGLSLYFRFSWLSVSEKVGESIISAVTFAKLRREAGRDRKLGEAAAVKREGKVEKGRVRIEEHEPVMIVPPVVTPAKSERVEKERQVPLFTDLPGDSTLPPISLLDAAPAAQETISADTLEFTSRLIEKKLKDFGVEVSVVAAYPGPVVTRYEIEPATGVKGSQIVGLAKDLARSLSLVSIRVVETIPGKNFMALELPNQRRQTVSLSEILGSAVYADAASPLTMGLGKDIGGKPVCADLAKMPHLLVAGTTGSGKSVGINAMILSLLYKASADQVRMILIDPKMLEMSVYEGIPHLLCPVVTDMRQAGHALNWAVAEMERRYKLMSKLGVRNLAGYNNKIDEAAKREEKLPNPFSLTPDDPEPLTRLPNIVVVIDELADLMMVVGKKVEELIARIAQKARAAGIHLILATQRPSVDVITGLIKANVPTRMAFQVSSKIDSRTILDQQGAESLLGMGDMLYLPPGSGLPVRVHGAFVSDEEVHRVVDKLKEQGEPNYIEGILEGGVTGEGDEGSAGAGGTGSGDGESDPLYDQAVDVVLKNRRASISLVQRHLRIGYNRAARLLEQMENSGVVSAMSSNGNREILAPAREAE is encoded by the coding sequence ATGGCAAAAGCTCCCTATTCCGCGAGCGCGCAGGCATTGCCGCACCGCATGTCGCGCCTTTTCACCGAAATCCGCTGGATCCTGCAGGTGGCGCTCGGCGTCTTCCTGCTCATGGCGCTCGTCAGCTATAGCCGGCGCGATCCGAGCTGGACCCATGCCGCGCAGGTCGACCATATTGCCAACTGGGCGGGCCGCGTCGGCGCGTGGACGTCGGACATCCTGCTGCTGCTGTTCGGCCTGTCTGCCTACTGGTGGATCGTGCTGCTCGGCCGCCATATCTCCGCGAACTACAAGCGCATCACCCGTCACGAGGAAGAGCAGGAAGACGTGCCGCGCGAGAGCTGGCTTGCCGACGCGTTCGCTTTCATGCTCGTGCTGCTGGCGTGCGACGGCATCGAGGCGTTGCGCATGTGGTCGCTCAAAGTGCAGTTGCCGCGCGCGCCGGGTGGCGTGATCGGCGAGGCCGTTGCGCGCGGCGTGTCGCATGCACTGGGTTTCACGGGCGGGACGCTGGCGCTCTTGATCGTGCTCGGCATCGGCCTGTCGCTGTATTTCCGTTTTTCGTGGCTGTCGGTGTCGGAGAAGGTCGGCGAATCGATCATTTCCGCGGTGACCTTCGCCAAGCTGCGCCGTGAGGCCGGCCGTGACCGTAAGTTGGGCGAAGCGGCCGCCGTCAAGCGCGAAGGCAAGGTCGAGAAGGGCCGCGTGCGGATCGAGGAACACGAGCCGGTCATGATCGTGCCGCCGGTCGTCACGCCGGCCAAGTCGGAGCGCGTCGAGAAGGAGCGGCAAGTGCCGCTCTTCACGGACCTGCCGGGCGATTCCACCTTGCCGCCCATTTCGCTGCTCGATGCCGCGCCCGCCGCTCAGGAAACCATTTCCGCGGATACGCTGGAATTCACGTCCCGTCTGATTGAGAAGAAGCTCAAGGACTTCGGCGTCGAAGTGAGCGTGGTCGCGGCGTATCCGGGCCCGGTGGTCACGCGCTATGAGATCGAGCCGGCCACGGGCGTGAAGGGCAGCCAGATCGTCGGTCTCGCCAAAGACCTCGCGCGTTCGCTGTCGCTCGTGTCGATCCGTGTGGTCGAAACGATTCCGGGCAAGAATTTCATGGCGCTGGAGTTGCCGAACCAGCGTCGGCAGACCGTGAGTCTCTCGGAGATTCTCGGCTCGGCGGTGTATGCGGATGCCGCGTCGCCGCTGACCATGGGCCTGGGTAAAGACATCGGCGGCAAACCGGTGTGCGCCGACCTCGCGAAGATGCCGCACTTGCTGGTGGCCGGTACCACGGGCTCGGGCAAATCGGTGGGCATCAACGCGATGATCCTGTCGCTGCTCTACAAGGCGAGCGCCGATCAGGTCCGCATGATCCTGATCGATCCGAAGATGCTGGAAATGAGCGTCTATGAAGGCATTCCGCATCTGCTGTGTCCGGTGGTGACGGATATGCGCCAGGCCGGTCACGCGCTGAACTGGGCGGTCGCCGAAATGGAGCGCCGCTACAAGCTCATGAGCAAGCTCGGCGTGCGTAACCTCGCCGGCTACAACAACAAAATCGACGAAGCCGCCAAGCGCGAAGAAAAGCTGCCGAATCCGTTCAGCCTCACGCCGGACGATCCGGAACCGCTCACGCGCCTGCCGAACATCGTCGTGGTGATCGACGAACTGGCCGACCTGATGATGGTGGTCGGCAAGAAGGTCGAAGAGCTGATCGCGCGCATCGCGCAGAAGGCGCGCGCGGCCGGCATTCACCTGATTCTGGCGACGCAGCGTCCGTCGGTGGATGTGATCACCGGTCTCATCAAGGCCAACGTGCCGACGCGGATGGCCTTCCAGGTGTCCTCGAAGATCGACTCGCGCACGATTCTCGACCAGCAGGGCGCGGAATCGCTGCTCGGCATGGGCGACATGCTGTATCTGCCGCCGGGCAGCGGTTTGCCGGTACGCGTGCACGGCGCGTTCGTGTCGGATGAGGAAGTGCATCGCGTCGTCGACAAACTCAAGGAGCAGGGCGAGCCGAACTATATCGAAGGCATTCTCGAAGGCGGCGTGACGGGCGAGGGCGACGAAGGCTCGGCGGGCGCCGGGGGAACCGGATCGGGCGACGGCGAGTCGGACCCGTTATACGACCAGGCAGTCGACGTCGTGCTGAAGAACCGCCGCGCGTCGATCTCGCTGGTGCAGCGGCATTTGCGCATCGGCTATAACCGCGCGGCGCGCCTGCTCGAGCAGATGGAGAATTCGGGCGTGGTCTCGGCCATGTCATCGAACGGCAATCGCGAGATTCTGGCGCCGGCGCGGGAAGCGGAATAA